The DNA region TACAGTGATTGGGGGATATGACTGAACAGTAGCTACAGTAATGGAGGGAATGTACAGTGATTGCAGGGCATGTACAGTGATTAGACAGTACTTACAGCAATTGGAGGGGGCACGTAGAGTGACGGAACATTACCTACAATAATAGGGGACAGGTACAGGTACTGGAAAGTAAATAGAGTGACAGGGCATGTACAGTGACAGGAAGGGATATACAGTGCTTAGACAGTACATATAATGATAGGGGGCATGTATAGAGACTGGACAGTACCTACAGTGATGGGGGACATGTACAGTGATCGTGGGGCATGTACAGTGGTTGGACAATGCGGATAGTGTGTTGAGGGCATGTATAGTGTTTGgggagcatgcacagcgactGGACAGTACCTACGGTGATGGGGGACATGTACAGTGATTAGACAGTACCTACAGTGATGGGGGGGTTGAATAATGATTTGATAGTATCTCCAGTGATAGGGGGTGTGTACAATGACTGGACCATGCCTATTGTGATTGGAGAGCATGTATGATGATTGAGGGTTATGTTCACTGGTTGGACAGTACCTACAGTGATGGGGGCATGTACAGTGATCGTGGGGCATGTGCAGTGATTGAACAGTGCCTATAGTGAGTAGAGGGCATGTATAGTGTTTGGGGAGCATGCACAGCGATTGGACAGTATCTACAGTGATGGGGGGCATGTACAGTGATTAGACAGTACCTACCgtgattggggggaggggggcatttacAGTGATTTGACAGTATCTATAGTGTTTCGGGGCCATGTATAATAACTGGACAGTACCTCAGTACCTAAAGTAATAGGGGGGCATGTGCAGTGATTGGACAATACCTATAATGAAGAGCGGCATGTACAGTGATTGGGGGCATGTACAGTGAGGGGACATGTACAGTGATTGGACAGTGCCTATAGTGATTACGGGGCCTGTTCAATAATTGGTTGGCATATTTGGCAGATGAGCACAGGGATAATAAGTTGTTCCTTTTCCAAAATGTGAGCCTCTGCTTTCCAGGAAAGCTAATAAAAATAGAGACTGACCTTGAATCACAACCCAAGAAAATCTAGCAGTTAAGCATCCGTACCTTGACGACAGTGACAGGCTTTTAACCTGTGAAAAGTAAGGCTAAGGGAAGCAcccctcaccccctcccccctgttCCGCATTATAACAGTTATGCATGAACAGCTCCAAAGAGCAAAACCTCGTTTCATATACCGCTTCTCTACTTCCCATGATCCTATAATCAGGGGAAGAAATGTGGAAAATTAGAAGAAAGTAACACCAAGTCAGTACCAACAACTGAACCATCATGCTCTGTGCTCCTTGTGGAAGCATGTAAAGCCCCCACCCGGCTCCTCTGTGAGCAGCACCCAGACAGCCTTCCTACACCTGCAAGACGGCTTAAAGGTGGGGGGTGTTTTGGGGAGAACTGTGATCCAGACCTGAGGCTGCACTTTTAGTGAAAATGGGATGCTGTAGGAGGTTTCTCAGATGTGAGGGGgctggtgcattatgggtattCCTGCTAGTTAAAGGGGCAGCACTgcagaaacacaataaaacccAACCAACTGGCATCTCCTGACCCCTTTCCGGACTCCGCTGCCCGCTGGACAGATTCAGGCTGGGTGGCCTACAGATACAACAGCTCCCACAGATCCCACCCCACCGCGGTCTGATCCATGTAGCTTACGCCCCAATCCAAGTTTTAAGCCACAGAGCTGTGTACTGCTAGAGAAGTTTAGCCCATAAATCAGAAGGTTGGGTTGCGAGTGGAACACCACTCACAGGTTAAGGCGATAGCAGTTGAGGAGTCAGACATTGACAAGAGGTCAGGGGTTCAAGTTCCACCAAGAGCACGAAAGCTTAACCGGAAATACTTCagtgaaatccatccattttccataaccgcTTATCCGAAGCAGGGGTCACAGCAAGccgggagcctatcccaggaaacacaggtCAAACTGCAGGGTGGGAAAACCTGGACCCTGAAAACgatgcatgcacacatgcatgggcgcacgcacacacacacacacagctttgtaattatatctttgtggggactctccattcatttctattcggaaaactctaatcccaatcccaacatgacgaccttaacccccacccagcccttacCTTAACTATAAGCaatcaaacaaaataccagATTTTGGCatctttagttttttgattgcattcagatATTTGTGGGAacttgaaaaatggtccccacaatgtcaaaataataagTTTTTATTGCATTATGGGGTAcgtttgcacacacacagaaccaagCGATGGTCccaaacccccaaccctggagacATGGGCACGACAGTCTGCTTCCATAAAGTTTCTTACAAAAGAACTGCGAGTATGGAAAAACCATGGTTAAACTTGCTACCCTCACAATttaattgaatttatataaatacTTGGCAAGGCTGCCAAACACATAATATAAATCACAATAAAATTAACACTGCTTATAAAATCAccacaggaaaacaaaaaaatatcatCACGGCAACTTATAGATTGCAGAACAGAGATGAATATGGTACCATGTGAGAATGATTTGCAAGAGACggtattttatattttgttcaATAACACCAGAGCCAAGAGTGTTTCGCCAAACTGGATTATAATCAGCCCAAGGGAACGTTCCTGCTCTGTATGCACGAAGTGTGAAAAATAACTTCCATTTCTTCAGAGATTTTTCAGATGGAAACTAAAAAGGTTGAAGGAATCCTATAACAAATGACTGTCCTTAGCTTCTGAAGCCTAAAAGGACCTGCCGTCTGTGAGTCCACGACATACATTAGCTATCTGCCCTTTGTGTAACAGATAGAAAGACTAGCTCAGTTTACCTATAAAGTCTTTGACACAAACATTAAACTCACCAgctccagtcccagctttcaagGTCCCAGGTCCTTGAAAATTCATAAGCAGGGCTCTTCTTAAAACTCTCATTATGAAAGTCGCAATGGTCCTAAAAGCCCTTATTTCTACTCAGCATTCTTAGCTTCCTTCAGCTGGCCCATGAACTCAAAAGGCCCTTGTTACAGCCAGTGAAATTGCAGTTTTCAGTCTTCTGTGCATCAAGCAATCAACAAGTTTTTACCAGAGGACATTCCTACCTCATCAACTGACTTATGCTTATCCAAAGCAGTGTAGAACCATGTCACCTTATTacaatacacacgcacacacacgcacacacacacacagacacacacgtataaccacacatacatagatacatacacacacataccagtgttgggcatttcaggtgcagaaactacaaatccagaccaagattttgtttcaaccaaccagttgagtctctgtgactgtgactctttatacccaACTGGttgatagaaacaaaatcttggtctggattttataGCTTCTGGATATGAAGTACCCAACACTGataaatacatacacacacacacacacacaagtccccATGCAAAACCAGGGCTTTGTGAGAATTTTCCCAGCAAGCCTTGTGGCACGCTTCAGAGTTCATCAAATGACCAGAGGTACAGGGAGAGCCCCTATTTTCCCGGGACTGCATGGGCATGGAATTCCGATTGCCCCCAAAAACCTGGGCCAGCTACAGCTGGCTCGTCAAAGACCTCCAGCTCCCGCACTTTCCTCATTATCTGATCCGTTCTCGTCCAGAACCAAGTTCAACAGCTGGAAAAACACATCTGTCCATTTAATGAATCTAGTCCTAAAATAAGCTTTGTTTCATTCCCTCCAGAATGTGAAAATGTATCCTGAATGATTAGATTGCCAGATATATTTACACTGTAAATAAAAGGTCTGCTGTAAGTTtttctttgcaaaaaaaaagagagaatatACTTCCAACTTTATTTCTGATACAGACCAAACTTGGTGACTctcctaataaaaaaaaagccaagTATTAGGAAAACTGATCTGAACAGCAGAAGTTTTCCTGAGGAGTCTCCTAACTCACCGTTTGTTTTTTGAGGTGGATTCCCCACATTCTCCCACCGTGCCGTCCAGAGCAGCAAAATGGTGAATGCcgattgctttatttttccaacTTACAGCCTGTCGTTgttttactgggggggggggggattttgcaGGTTGTGAAAAAATGCTGAGTCTACAGAACCTGCCTGTCTGTTTCTGGTGGTCTGCAGGCACATGGGGAGGGATGAGGTATCCTGAGGGGGGCAAGCAGGGAACCAGGTAGCATTGAGACAGGGGGTCCTGCACATGCCCACTGGCACTGCCCAGGCCGTTCCTGCTCCAGTTACAATGGGTGTGAAATGACACCACATGTTCACTATAGACGtcctaatggggggggggagcaatggTGCTTTGGCTTATAAGATCAGGCTAGTCCCCGTGAACGCTTTTCCTGTCAGGACTAAACTGAGAGTGCAGGGCCACATGgcagccaccccccacccccaacacacacacacacatatggtcATCAACGCCCCCCCCCTTGACTTTATAACCCAGCTTTGATTTCTActgcccccctcaccccccgccTCTGCACAGCCACATGCGATCCAGAATATACATACATTCTACTCTATATGTGGCAGGAGTAGGGAAATAAGTACCATACGAGTACCGAATACTCAAATAAAGACATAAATAGATAATTAGCATACAAACAACACGTTGCTTATCTATTAATAATATTTACACCATAGCAAACCGACTCCTTATTATTCCCATGTATAAATACTCACTTACGCtgaaaaatatgaataaaatgaatgaatattaaCATATATTATTAGTCCGCCAGGAGTTACACGTGGCCGAGTTATAAACACGAAACACGTGGACGGACTTCTGCGCCTTCGATCCCAGCATGACAGATATAGGCTACTcctatttgtattttatttaactaGCCTGTTCGGTAGTAATTTTTGGAATTAGTTGTTTTGAATTTAGGCATGAATAGTACAAGCGCAAAACATACCCCCGCACTGAAGATTTTCACGTAATGATATCATCAgcatcttttatttttttatttgacacacacacacacaacgtgcatgtgtgtgtgtatgtacgtaATTTCAAAACCTGGTTTTCTACATTTACGGTTTCcccaagataatattttacacTTGGGTTATCTGATACACTTATGTACACAGGACAAACGGAATCCTTTACATATGTGCATGTTTATAAACACCCCATATACACGCGTCTTTGTGAATACGACTAAGTTGCCAGATTTAATTATTCATATGTATCTACATAATTAACTCCCAGATCACTGAATACTGTCCGCTTGCGGCTGAAATTCAGGAAACTGGTGATATGTAATTCAATAAATCCAGCGCGCGCCGTTTATGCTTCACAGACGAGCAGAAGATTGAAGGGCTTCCTAAATTTTGTGCCCTACGATTTACattattcatacagaggggtgTGACTTACAACCTCTTTTTTCTGCCTGTATATAACGAGAAGTTGAAGCAAAGGAAAATACAGATGGAGAAGACCACTCTTCACTGTGCAAGAGAAAGTTCACCTAAGCCTACGTGACAAGTTGCATACTCTCCCTTTGTGTCTCTCCTGTCACCATGATGTCCAGGCTGTGCCTTCTTTGTCTGGCGACCGCCTTCGCGATACTAACCCGGCTGGCGGAGGCGGTCGGACCCGTGGTCCGATGCGAGCCCTGTGACGCCGGGGCGCTGGGGCAATGCAAACCTTTGCCCAAGGACTGCGCCGAGGCGGTCCGGGAGCCAGGCTGCGGCTGCTGCATGACTTGCGCGCTTACTGAGGGACAACTTTGTGGAGTGTATACAGGGAGGTGCGGATCCGGTTTGACCTGCCAGTACCAGCCGGGTGAAAGCAGACCTCTGCAAGCCCTACTAGAAGGACGGGGCGTTTGCTCCAGATCGGCTTCCAAAAAGCTCAACAGCATCCTGATTCCGGTCCACAAAAAAGGTAGGCAGTGGGGACCGATAAGTATCACGGTTCTGGTGGATTTGTCGGACCCTCTGCTGGGTGCATCTTCTCTGCCCGCGTCCGCCCGGGTCAAACACGCGACAGACGCCCCAAGTCGCAGCCGGACCTCCAGAGACACCTAGATAAGCACGACGCTTTTGATTAAGGGTGTTTTCCTTAATGTATGGCATCGATGTGACTTTTTGAAAATCCCCACTAGAGAATAAGCTCCCTCCGGCTGGCACGTTTTAAAGCATGTTTGCAGAATATCGCGACAGTGAGGGTTGCATACTTTTTAAACCGGCTTCCAGTCACTCCTCAAAGCGTACAAATCGGTACAAGCTGCGAACAGAAATGACCGTACAAGCCAACTTCTTGCACCCAGTCTGTCCTTTATAAGGAATTTCGATAGTGAACCGTTTTAATCGTAAATTCGACAGTCTTTAGTAAAATAAGCAAAAAATCTATCAAAATGTATTAAACATGTTTTCATGAAGTGACGAACAAAACGTGGACTCTAGTGAATGACAATGAAGTATGTTGGCATCAGACGTGCGCAATTAAAAGTTAACGGTAATGTAGCAAAAATTCCAATGGTACCCAATAATTCATGAAATCTTTTGAGTATTTTGAGTGTGCAGTATGCAGTACATGTCGGTGTATATATGTGCCTACGTACGCGCGTGTCCCTAGGTGCGGAACAGTCCCACGCTTGCATCTTCAATGCAATGTACTTTTTACTTGGCTAAACGTAGATTCTATATCTATGAAGAAGTCGCAGCTGCATGctgatacatgaaaaaaaaaatttgcggACGCAGTTTAGATTTGCACCCTGCCGCGTACTTTTATGAAAGCCGGAACACACGCGTGTTTCTGATGCACGCTGCTCGGGCTCGCGGCGCCTGGTGAATGAGCGTGATCGGGGGTAACGTACCGTAGCGGAGCCAAGTTCCTATTTCCTCGCGCTGCATTTTCGTACGTCCATGACATCATTAATTGTTCGTGTGTTTCACCCCCCGTATTTTGTAGTGGCTTCTATGGTGGGAAGCAATGATGTGTAGCCTTCATACAATGGGAGCTTTTTAACACACGTACTAGGTTGCGTTAAGTGGTTTTACCCTACTTTTCCCCCTTGTGCTGAAAACTCGTAGAATCCTTTGGGGGTGCATATTGTAATTGTAGGCCATAATGGGTCGTTTCTTCATATTTTGTCACATCCATTGTAATTGCTTAATTAGAATGGCTTAAGCAGGCCTTAAACAATACTGTAGAAGTATGTTGGTGGTAtacattagtaaaaaaaaaaaaaagctcctgTGGGAAATGTAATTATTTACCAGTCTGGCAGCCTAACTAATAGTAATGAACTCATCGCCAACTCCAGCAGCGTGCCCGTTGCGATGCTTTGAGAGTCACGGCGTGTCTCCCCCTGCTGATGAAATGCGGGAATTACACATTGGTTGGTGTGCAACCCTAGAGCCGCGTGCTCGCTCGCTTGCCTCTTTTTAATGAGCCTGCGTGTTGAATTTCAGATTGTTTACTTGGCATGGATTATACAAACACGTGAAGTAAGACGTTAAAAACCTTTTAAATACTGCATCAGACCAATAAAAGTTTACATTCCGAATAAATATTGGTGTTGTGAAGATATCCAAATATGACTTTTTTGGACGATTACTGtttgaatttatttttaaaggaaATACAGCTGGCACTGGCTGTTTTTATCATTCGCCATTTCGAGTTTAGACTGCAGCGACATTAGGAGACAATTGGACCCTATAGCGCTGGTTTGTTGCCTGGTTACTAATTGATCCAGTTAGGAGGAAGCATTAGAGAAGAGCCCACATGTTTGACAGGCCTACCAGTCCAAACCAGTGGAGCTGGTCTGCCGAAATCTGGTTCTACTTAATCTGGAAAGttcctcctgtttcttgttCTCTGAGGCGAGCACCAGACGTCGGGCATACACAGCGGGATCTTCGTTGGAACTGCAGGATCAAACCTGAATCTGATCCCCCAGACtcatcatgcacacacacacacacacacacacacacacacacacacataggttcTATCATTAGGGTCTGTAGTCCACAGTGGACTGTGGTTAGGTACAGTTCAGTCACATGACTGGCGATGTCATAATAGCAGCGGTGAAGGGGTTCAGACGAATATCGATGGCTGTTAGAAGCCTAAATATGCCAAAATCTGGCTACATCTCCCCCACCATCTTCTTCTGCTTTATTCATATCCGGAATCCTCTGTAACAGGCCCGTAGAAGGAAATAAATTTCGGGGGGAGGGTAGATCTCACCAACTGCGTAGGGGCCTTGGTAGATTTTGAGCAAATTCTGAGTGGGGGGGGTATTCCAACCTGTAATTTTATTACCTGCCTACATGCCTGGACTGGAGCAaacaaatttgggggggggagttaaacCTGGAATTTTACTATGTGGCTACATGCCTGCTATGTATAACTACTTTTCCTGAGTGTGCCTGATTATTTAGAGTACACAagtatccccccccctccccgtggcACGTCACCCCGTGCGGATCCAGCTCTCCCATCTCCGGAAATGCCCGGGGCAGCCCTCCTCGCCCCGCGGCAGACCCACAGGCCTCACTTCTGCCTTCTCCTATATTTGGGTAGCTGCTGGTCAGCCGGTCTTCTCTGCATCTTTAACGATTTGTCAGGAATCTTGGGCACAGCTCTATAAATAAGCTCCGCCGTTTCTTTCAGCCGGCTTGGAGAGAGGCCGTCTGGAAAGGCAGCATCTGTTGATGTCAAATAGCTGTGTTACTGTTTATTAGCTGGCCGGGGCGACTATCTGTGGCTCCGCCTCTCGGTTTTGAAACACGTCCAGTGTGGTGAGGCAGAttctttttaaaatttaaatatatatttttttcatggtATAAGCGCACTCTCTATGTAGATCTCAATGAGACTGCATGCGTCGTCACCGTAGGACCCCTCAGATGCACAAGCTGCGTATAAATGACGGTGCAGAATGATCCAGCAGATTTTGCATGAACGCACTCATAgacaaagaaataagaaatatatattatttatgcaTTACAGCCAGAGTTGGCTGTTCCATAGAGGGAGAGTCTGTTTTTGAGATTAAATTATGAAACAAGTAAATAactcattgttattattttattgttagTCAAAAGCACATTTTCTCTCTTCTTTGGAAAAATTCGCTATTGTAATAATATACGATGTATTATCTTCTCTCCTCATTTTTCTAATCACCAGCTGCCACTGATTCACCCCTCAGCTGGGTAATTATAATGTTGATACTAAATTTTCCATTGTGCAAGCACTTTGGGATTTTTTAGTTTTCACAGATCCCATATTTCTCGtgtgagagcaaagcttggggttGGACCGTTTTTGACAGCATGTCCCGAGCAGTTTCTGAGCTTAAGGACCCTGCTCGAGGGCCCAGCAGTGAAATGATTAGTCCACGAGTGCAGGATTCGACCCAACAACCTTCAGGGTCACAGAGAcggctaacccactgagccacacaccagcctgaaagaaaaaagataggcgtgtatgtgtgtatcaACCTTTTGGTgatatttttttggggggtaatCTCCTTACAAGAACAGCGAATACTGAAGAGCTTGACACTGTGTGTAAATCTCAATAAAAGGGTAATAGGGCCTTTTTGAAATTCATGCAGTATTTTTGGGTCAGATAACAGGCTGAACTGACTGCCAATGTAAAGTGTTCATAATTCTAGGTAAACAAAGACATGgttgtgtgtgttggggtgtgtgtgtaatgtaagTATTTGTTCCCCCATCCTGCATGGTGAGCAGAGAACTATCAGGACCCAGAGGAGGACTGGTTCACTAACAGCACTGGAGCCTTGGAGATGGAGAGCTCCTACAGACTGGTGGAGCCCAGAGGGATTCCCCCACACTCCAAAGCAGATGCCATCCGCAGGGACCAGTCCAAGAAGTCACAGAGCTACAAGGTGGATTCTGTGTCCGGTGGGCTTAGCGTGGACGTGCAGAACTTCTCCCTGGAGTCCAAGCGGGAGTCGGAGTATGTAAGTCCAGTCCACCTACCCCCCCACAAAACCCATTTGATTTCAGGAGGTGACAAAATTTTGATTGGGGTTGTGAGTTTGGGAATCTACATCACAAGTTTATGAGGGTGTCCtgctgtgtgccccccccccccccccccccagagaggtATAGGCCCTACTAAAGAGTTCTTGTGTCCTTGTGGCCCATTGGCAGGTCACCGGATGGTTGGTGTGGCACTTAACCAAATAAAAAACCTTACAATGCACTGCAGGATAAACGTCCCCCCTGAATGTGTACTGGCTGGTTTTATTTTTCCTACAGTGAGCTGGAAAAGGTCTCGGTGTTTAGCCCCAGCCCAGTTTAAGGTGCTGGCTGACACTGGGCAGCTCCCAGAATAGTGAGCCCTTGTCACACAGCACAGGTTCAAACCTCAGTTCCAGGCTTATGGGTCAGTACCTTTGTTATCGATAATAGATGCTAAAAGAAGGACACGCCCCCTCATGGTTAGATATGACAAGACATAAGGGACGTCTTTATTCGCCAACGAACACGACGGCATGTAAATGGGAGCGATGCTGCACTCATCAGTGGGTGTCCTACACGGGGGGGCCGAACATTCCACTGGTTGATGTCCAGGGGCGGGATGGAACACTGGAATTGCTGCCCCATCACCAAGCCACCCCCATCTGGCTCTCTGTGTATGGCCACAGTCTCTGCCCCCCTGTCTTGGTCATGCCCTATaatcgcccccccaccccgagcaCTGCCTCTCCACCCTATAAATATTATTGTCAGTGGggaaggtgggggagggggggaaggtTGACATGCTAGTTCCTGTGGCAGAGCAGGGTAgtcagcagtggggggggggtcttctgaTGCCTTTGttgatcccccccaccccgaaaatGGTTACTCTGTCCATTTCCTGGAAACGGTACAAGGCAGTGTTCTTGCAGCCCCCTGGCATCTTCTCCCAAAATTGCCCATAATTAATTGggatgtcggggggggggggcagcaggctcCAGTGGCTGGAATGTGTGAGTCATCTGGGGGCCTTGGTCTTACAGCTTGCGGTGAAACAgaactttgtgggggggggcttttacaGGCGGTATGATGTGGTGGTctgatgcccccctccccccccctccccattccaGGGCCCGTGTCGGCGGGAAATGGAGAGTGTCCTAAACAGCCTGAAGATCATTAACGTCCTCAATCCCAAGGGTTTCCGCATTCCCAACTGCGACAAGAAGGGCTTCTACAAGAAAAAGCAGGTGAGTGtgatgcgcccccccccccgtgtcagCTTGTTTCTACTGCCAAGGGTACGCTGGGACATTCCTTTCTTTTCCAGCTACGGTTCTACATGCTGAGAGAGGCCCATTTGTATAACTTGTCctaattttttaaatacattataacCTCCCCACAACCTGCATACTTTGTGCCATACTTTGGCCCATGCAGCACGCAAACAAGACCACATTTCCCAGTTCTGATGAAATAGGATCCTCTGGGAGAAGATGGCAGAGGCGTGACATGATGTCCTGGATCGGATCGGCATGCTTTCTATAAGATCAGCCAATGGGACGAAAGGTTCTTGGCCAGTGCAGACATCTCTGGAGTCCAATCATGAAGGAATCGAGTGAGTCAGGACCTCTGTAGGCCGACACGTGGAAAAGTGATACACCCATCCAGACGTTTGTGTCCCGCACAGGGAGGTGGCTTTTTCTGGCATGAAACGGAAAGCACCTGCAAGACGGGAGCTGTCTGAGGTGCTGAACatgtcccccccgccccccccccatcccccgacTCAAGCATGCTTCATAGGACGGCCCAGTCTCGCTATTCTCAGAAGAGATGAGTCACGCGGGCCATCAGCAGAGTTCTGGGAAAAGGGCGAGTCACACAAAAGGCGCTACATCGCTGGTTCTAAGAAAAGAGGGGAGGATATGCCATCTGGATTGTTCTTTTGTGTATTGCTTTTATTGGTGAACTTTGGATGGGGCCGGTGGTGTTTTTGCAACTCTACAGGCCCTGGGAAGTGTTGAAATCCCGCCCCACCCCAGTCAAAGATTTCCTTTTTTCATTGCAGATGTGGTGCTTGCTATACACAGCGGGTCACCTGAAAGATACTATAGGGCCGAAGAACCCCTTTGAACTGAGGATTTCTCTCCTAACAGAAGATAGAAGCAAAATTGGACAGGCTGCTTAGCTTACAAACTCAAACTTAGCAAAACCCAGTGAGTTGGCCTGTTAATTTTTTCTTCTCTGGCGGCATCCTGCTTAGTTTCCAACCAAATCATTTTGCTTCCCCTTGCCCCAAATAGTTTGTGATGCTTTATAGCTATTTATTTAGTAGAAGCTTTAACCCAAAGCAGAGTCAGACAGacactggagcaattggggattaagggtcttgctgaagtacccaacggtgacatcactctgccaactctggaatttgaactggtgacctttccgatcacaggcacagagtcctaaTCTGCTGAGCCATACAGTGCCCCATACAAGATGCCGGAGAGGATGAGAGATCAGAAA from Brienomyrus brachyistius isolate T26 chromosome 1, BBRACH_0.4, whole genome shotgun sequence includes:
- the igfbp3 gene encoding insulin-like growth factor-binding protein 3; the encoded protein is MMSRLCLLCLATAFAILTRLAEAVGPVVRCEPCDAGALGQCKPLPKDCAEAVREPGCGCCMTCALTEGQLCGVYTGRCGSGLTCQYQPGESRPLQALLEGRGVCSRSASKKLNSILIPVHKKENYQDPEEDWFTNSTGALEMESSYRLVEPRGIPPHSKADAIRRDQSKKSQSYKVDSVSGGLSVDVQNFSLESKRESEYGPCRREMESVLNSLKIINVLNPKGFRIPNCDKKGFYKKKQCRPSKGKKRGSCWCVDKYGQSLPGYSGKERSDAHCYNLESK